Proteins encoded together in one Cicer arietinum cultivar CDC Frontier isolate Library 1 chromosome 4, Cicar.CDCFrontier_v2.0, whole genome shotgun sequence window:
- the LOC101496953 gene encoding 26S proteasome regulatory subunit 6A homolog — protein MASAMVEDANFEDDQLANMTTDDIVRASRLLDNEIRILKEELQRTNLDLESSKEKIKENQEKIKLNKQLPYLVGNIVEILEMNPEDEAEEDGANIDLDSQRKGKCVVLKTSTRQTIFLPVVGLVDPDKLKPGDLVGVNKDSYLILDTLPSEYDSRVKAMEVDEKPTEDYNDIGGLEKQIQELVEAIVLPMTHKERFQKLGIRPPKGVLLYGPPGTGKTLMARACAAQTNATFLKLAGPQLVQMFIGDGAKLVRDAFQLAKEKSPCIIFIDEIDAIGTKRFDSEVSGDREVQRTMLELLNQLDGFSSDDRIKVIAATNRADILDPALMRSGRLDRKIEFPHPTEEARARILQIHSRKMNVHPDVNFEELARSTDDFNGAQLKAVCVEAGMLALRRDATEVNHEDFNEGIIQVQAKKKASLNYYA, from the exons ATGGCTAGCGCAATGGTAGAAGATGCTAACTTCGAAGATGACCAGTTGGCTAATATGACCACCGACGACATCGTCAGAGCTTCTCGTCTTCTCGATAACGAGATTCGCATCCTCAAG GAAGAGTTGCAGAGGACGAATCTGGATTTGGAATCTTCTAAGGAGAAGATTAAAGAGAATCAGGAGAAAATTAAGCTTAACAAACAATTACCCTACCTTGTTGGTAATATTGTTGAG ATATTGGAAATGAATCCAGAAGATGAAGCTGAGGAAGATGGTGCCAATATCGATCTTGACTCACAAAGGAAGGGAAAATGTGTTGTGCTAAAAACATCTACTCGACAG ACAATCTTCCTTCCAGTTGTTGGACTGGTTGACCCTGACAAACTTAAACCCGGTGATCTGGTTGGTGTAAACAAAGATAGTTACTTAATCCTGGATACTTTGCCTTCTGAGTATGATTCTAGAGTTAAGGCAATGGAAGTTGATGAAAAACCAACAGAGGACTACAATGACATTGGTGGATTAGAGAAGCAG ATCCAGGAATTAGTTGAAGCCATTGTTTTGCCAATGACCCACAAGGAACGGTTCCAGAAGTTAGGAATTCGTCCTCCCAAAGGAGTGCTCTTATATGGACCACCAGGGACTGGGAAAACTTTAATGGCCCGTGCCTGTGCAGCACAGACAAATGCCACTTTTCTAAAATTAGCAGGTCCTCAGCTGGTTCAG ATGTTCATAGGAGATGGAGCAAAACTTGTTCGTGATGCATTTCAACTTGCAAAAGAGAAGTCGCCATGCATTATATTTATAGATGAAATTGATGCAATCGGTACAAAGCGTTTTGATAG TGAAGTGAGTGGGGATAGGGAGGTACAAAGAACAATGTTGGAGTTGCTCAATCAGCTTGATGGTTTTAGTAGTGATGACCGAATTAAG GTGATAGCAGCAACAAACCGTGCAGATATTCTTGATCCTGCCCTCATGCGTTCTGGTCGATTGGACCGCAAGATTGAGTTTCCTCACCCAACTGAAGAAGCAAGAGCTCGAATTCTGCAG ATTCATTCAAGGAAGATGAATGTTCACCCAGATGTCAACTTTGAAGAACTAGCTCGGTCCACAGATGATTTTAATGGAGCACAACTGAAGGCGGTCTGTGTTGAGGCTGGCATGTTGGCTCTACGTCGTGATGCCACTGAG GTGAACCACGAGGACTTCAATGAAGGTATAATTCAAGTCCAAGCAAAGAAGAAAGCAAGCCTGAACTATTATGCATAA
- the LOC101496634 gene encoding translationally-controlled tumor protein homolog has product MLVYQDLLTGDELLSDSFPYKEIENGMLWEVEGKWVVQGAVDVDIGANPSAEGGDEDEGVDDQAVKVVDIVDTFRLQEQPSFDKKQFVTYMKRYIKLLTPKLDQEKQELFKKHIEAATKFLLPKLSDLQFFVGESMHDDGSLVFAYYKDGATDPTFIYFAHGLKEIKC; this is encoded by the exons ATGCTTGTCTATCAAGATCTGCTTACCG GTGATGAGCTTCTCTCTGACTCATTCCCCTACAAGGAAATTGAGAATGGAATGTTGTGGGAAGTGGAAGGAAAG TGGGTGGTTCAAGGAGCTGTGGATGTAGACATCGGTGCTAATCCCTCTGCTGAGGGTGGGGACGAGGATGAGGGTGTTGATGATCAAGCCGTTAAAGTGGTTGATATTGTTGACACTTTCAGACTTCAG gAACAACCTTCTTTTGATAAGAAGCAATTTGTTACTTACATGAAGAGATATATTAAGTTGTTGACACCTAAATTAGACCAAGAAAAGCAAGAGTTGTTTAAGAAGCACATTGAAGCAGCAACTAAGTTCCTCCTCCCAAAACTAAGTGACCTTCAATT TTTTGTGGGTGAGAGCATGCATGATGATGGAAGCCTTGTGTTTGCTTACTACAAGGATGGTGCCACTGATCCAACTTTTATTTACTTTGCACATGGCTTGAAGGAAATCAAGTGTTGA
- the LOC101497603 gene encoding heavy metal-associated isoprenylated plant protein 35 produces MAATQTQTEPTQLEQHLNYKTTVLKVSIHCEGCKRKVHKILQAIHGVHNINIDLRQQKVVVTGNVNSDILIKKLIKTGKHVELWPEPTDSKKNKPGKSENKEKQNNDTETESSEEINQSSENDNETGKVKLIVDTSHTSKTVKSTNGSGEVHVINGNKLSEGCATGKTGEVHVQEVKPEVRRQTVVLPAGPVTQKKVSVAVQFPNDDNEESSANEKTVGGGKKKKKKGKGKVNNNNANEGAVEQCGDDPGTGGSGNRSHGQGHGNLNFHGMVHPGSVPVSSPANENPPRHYTNNQLYPPHYYAPPPAVAPVCTVSYHTAYPSSSSYGAAYYAPPQAYQYAHVMNSGTEMEPRPYTYESESYTSSQASDEFVYFSDENPNACSVM; encoded by the exons ATGGCCGCAACACAAACACAAACTGAACCAACACAACTGGAACAACATCTCAACTACAAG ACAACTGTGTTGAAAGTCTCCATCCACTGCGAAGGCTGCAAGAGGAAAGTACACAAAATTCTTCAAGCTATACAtg GTGTTCATAACATAAACATCGATTTGAGACAACAAAAAGTTGTAGTAACGGGGAACGTAAACAGCGATATTTTGattaagaaattaattaaaacaggGAAACATGTTGAGTTATGGCCAGAACCAACAGATTCAAAAAAGAACAAGCCAGGAAAATCAGAGAACAAAGAGAAACAGAACAACGATACAGAAACTGAAAGCAGTGAAGAAATTAACCAAAGCAGTGAAAACGACAATGAAACAGGTAAAGTTAAACTTATCGTCGACACTTCTCACACATCCAAAACCGTTAAAAGTACCAACGGAAGCGGTGAGGTTCATGTTATTAACGGTAACAAACTCAGCGAAGGATGCGCCACCGGAAAAACCGGTGAAGTACATGTTCAAGAAGTAAAGCCAGAGGTGAGGAGACAAACAGTTGTATTACCGGCTGGACCGGTTACCCAGAAAAAGGTTAGCGTCGCAGTTCAATTTCCAAATGATGATAATGAAGAATCTTCAGCAAATGAGAAAACCGTCGGTGgaggaaaaaagaagaaaaagaaagggaaAGGGAAAGTTAATAACAACAACGCTAACGAGGGTGCTGTTGAACAATGTGGTGATGATCCGGGTACCGGTGGTTCAGGTAACCGGTCACATGGTCAAGGTCATGGTAATTTGAATTTCCATGGGATGGTACATCCAGGTTCAGTTCCAGTTTCGAGTCCAGCTAATGAGAATCCGCCACGTCATTACACAAACAATCAATTATATCCACCGCATTATTATGCTCCTCCTCCTGCTGTTGCACCCGTTTGTACCGTGAGCTATCACACAGCGTATCCTAGCAGTAGTAGCTACGGTGCAGCGTATTACGCGCCTCCTCAAGCGTATCAATACGCGCATGTGATGAATTCGGGAACCGAAATGGAGCCTAGGCCGTATACGTACGAATCGGAGTCTTATACATCATCACAAGCGTCGgatgaatttgtgtattttagtGATGAAAATCCTAATGCGTGTTCTGTCATGTGA
- the LOC101497283 gene encoding protein RALF-like 33: MANSSSLTFIMICAAAILLAMSFSRTAVAGGDHQLGMGWLPLTKAVCEGSIAECLEDDEFELDSEINRRILANTKYISYGALQRNTVPCSRRGASYYNCRPGAKANPYNRGCSAITRCRS, encoded by the coding sequence ATGGCAAACTCATCTTCCTTAACCTTCATCATGATCTGCGCCGCCGCCATATTATTGGCTATGAGTTTCTCCCGGACCGCCGTCGCTGGTGGGGACCACCAATTGGGAATGGGATGGTTACCCTTAACGAAGGCAGTTTGCGAAGGCTCCATAGCGGAGTGCCTGGAAGATGACGAGTTTGAGCTTGATTCTGAGATCAACCGGCGCATCTTAGCCAATACCAAGTACATCAGCTATGGTGCGCTGCAGAGGAACACTGTCCCATGCTCTCGTCGCGGTGCTTCCTACTACAATTGTCGACCAGGAGCTAAGGCTAACCCTTACAACCGTGGTTGCAGTGCCATTACGAGGTGCAGGagctaa